From the genome of Hymenobacter gelipurpurascens:
GCAGCACTGGCATCAACAAGGCGTGTTTCACGTTGAAAACAGCCGCACCAAGCAGCAGCTGCCGCTCTACTACCAGATTGTAGAGGACTACCATACTAACCGGCTGCGCCTCAATATCCCGCACAATGTTCGCCGCAAGCTACGCAACCACCCCCTGCTCATCGTACACGGCGACCAGGACGAAACGGTGTCGCTGGACAGGGCCCACGAGCTCAAAAGCTGGCAACCTGCCGCAGAGTTGGCCATTTTGCCCGGCGTGACGCACAACTTCGGGGGCGGCCACCCCTGGCCTACAGATGCGCTACCCGCCGAAGCCCAGCAAACCGCCGACATCACGATAGATTTTCTGCGCCGCACACTCTAGGCCTATGTCCTTAAGGAAAACATTTACCACACTATTTGTACTGGCTGTCAATTTCTACTTTGTAAGCTTCGTATTGGGGATAGCAGCCGGATTGTACACGAATGAGCAAGGCTCTATTCCACCCTTGGCAAGTGTTTTACTTTCTCTAGCGTCCTTGGCAATTTGCATTGTTTATCAAGTTGGCAGAAAGTATATCATCTTTTACAGCCCAGGCGAGTTAGTCATTGGCAACTACAGCAAAACAGACATATTAAACCAACACAGCCCTTTCTCTATTTCTCGTATTCCCCTGTTCTTGCTACTATTCCTAACCTTGGCTCTACCTGGTAATTTTCTGGATGGTTTAAGTGAAGGAGCAGTATTTACGCTGCCACGCTTGCTCATCCTCTCAGTGCTATATGGCAGCTTTTATTTAGGAACTGCTCGTTTTTTCTCACAACCGACATTACTGGCAGCAGCTTTATTTTCAGGAGGATTGCTTCTGTCATCGATGTTGAGCCGCTCTCTAAGTGTGGAAGGGGATGCGGTAAGCGAGGTATTCCTACTCATGGCTGGACTTTGGTTAGTTGCCTGGCTGATTTACCGACGCTTCCCAAAACCACTTTCAACAAATTAGCCTGTGCCCACTACATACCTCTTGCTAGGCTCCAACATCGGCGACCGTGTTGCTATTCTTCGCGAAGCCGTAGAGCAGCTTTCCGTACTGGCGGGAACAGTTGAGAAAATTTCGGGCCTGTATGAAACGGCCGCTTGGGGCCTGGAAGATCAGCCGGCATTTTTGAACCAGGCGGTGCAGCTACACACCCTTCTGCCGGCGGAGCAGCTGCTGGATGCGTGCCAACGCGTAGAACAGCTGGCTGGCCGGGAGCGGCTGATGCGCTGGGGGGCGCGTACGCTGGATGTGGATATTTTGCTCTATGACGCTGAGGTAATACTGACTGAACGCCTCTCAGTGCCGCACACGCGCCTACCGGAACGGCGGTTTGCCTTGGTTCCATTGGCTGAAATTGCGCCCTCAACTATACATCCGGTGCTAGGCCAGTCCGTTTCGGAACTGCTGGCCGCGTGCCCCGACCCGTTGCCAGTAAGCCTGTATGCCATGTGATTTTGGCTTTTGCCCGTTCCTGCTTAGTTGATGGCAGAAGCTGTTTCAACCATGAGCGGCATTTCGCGGCAGGCCTGGGCGTTGCGGATGGTACGGGCAGCAGAATACGTGAGGATAAAGAGGCCTAGCGCTGCCATCAGGATGGGCCAACGATTAAGCAGGCGCTGCCCGCCCGCCAGCAGTAGTAGCCAGATTGGGCCATACAACACCGTCAGGTAGCGTTCTGCATCCGTGACGTCGCCGGCACTGCGGCTCCAGCCATTGGTGAGAATGTGCAGCACAATGTAAGCCACTACAGAAGTCAGCAGTACCACGCCAAACTCAGCCGGCAGCACTCGACTTGCCCGACTAAGTAGCACTAACAACCCAATCAGCAACAGGCCAAACACCCAGGGCATAGGCCAAATGAAAGTAGGCAGCGGTAGTAGCCAGCGCATAAGCGCATAGCCATAAGCGCTCATCGGGTTCAGCAAAAAGGCCGTTCCGGGGTCGAATACAAATGGAATGGGGATACCGACGCGCCAAACATAGAGCTGCCAGAGCACGCCGCCTATGCTGGCCCCGGCCAAGTGGCCTAGCACCCGCTTCAGCGGCCAGCGCTGCTGGTCATGCAGCAGCAAGAGGCCTAGGCCAATACCGAACAGCAAGAACAGGCCGGAGGTACGTTGCAGCGGCAATAGCACCCCCACAGCCGTAGCAGCCAACAGCCACCCGAATCGGGCGGAACGATGGTACTGATAAAGTGCCA
Proteins encoded in this window:
- the folK gene encoding 2-amino-4-hydroxy-6-hydroxymethyldihydropteridine diphosphokinase — protein: MPTTYLLLGSNIGDRVAILREAVEQLSVLAGTVEKISGLYETAAWGLEDQPAFLNQAVQLHTLLPAEQLLDACQRVEQLAGRERLMRWGARTLDVDILLYDAEVILTERLSVPHTRLPERRFALVPLAEIAPSTIHPVLGQSVSELLAACPDPLPVSLYAM